GGCGTAATACAGATCGTATTGCAATTTTTCCAGAGCGTCGCGCACGGTTGCGCCGTAAGGATAAGAAATCTGGGCCCAGCCGGTCACTCCGGGGCGCACGTTGTGACGCAGATTGTAATAGCGGATGGATTCGCTGAGCTGGGCCACGAATTCGGGGCGTTCCGGACGCGGACCGACCAGGCTCATCTGCCCGGCAAGCACATTGAACAGTTGCGGCAGTTCGTCGATGCGGTACTTACGAATGAAAGCACCGACACGGGTGACGCGATTATCATTCGTGGTTGCCCAGCGGGCCTTGCCATCGGCTTCGGCATCGGGGCGCATACTGCGAAATTTGATCACCTTAAAGGGCGATTCATAACGGCCTACGCGCGTTTGCCGGTACAGAACCGGGGCGCGGAATCCGTCTTCGATCCAGATAGCGCAGGCGGTCAGCAGCATCACCGGCCACAACACCGCAAGCATTACCAGCGACAGGCAAAGATCCATTGTGCGTTTGATGATTTCTTCGCGTCCGTTTTGTTCGAAGCCGCCGACAAAGATGATCGATGAAGGCGACATCAAGTCGGTTTTAAGTTTACCCATGTAGCGTTCGTGAAAATCGACCGCATTGGAAAGCGTGATGCCTTCGAACTTCAGAAGCAGCAGGGTATCCAGTGGGAGGTGGCCTCGTCGTTCATCCATGACGATGACAATTTCATCGAGCTTTTCGCGATGTGCCAGATCGGGCATTTCGTGTTCGTCGATACGAATGAGTTTTTCTTCGGGCATGCAAATCGCTTCGCCGAGGGCCGGTACGAAGCCGACGATGTGGAATCGTCGCTGATCGGATTTTCGTTGCATCCTTTCCATCAGTTTCTGGGCATTCTGGCCGGCGCCGTACATTAGAATGCGACGCTTGAATGTTTGATGGTCGAGCAGTTTGAGAAACGCGAAATGGCTGACGGCAATGCCGATGTAGGTGAACAGAAGGGCCAGAGACATCACGCCTCGTCCGACATAGACGGACGGAACAAGATAAAAAAATCAGGGCCGTGCCAACGCCGGACAAGCCCACGCCGATGGCGATTTGCATGAGAATCTGGCTGACACTACCGCGCAGTTGCTGACGGTAAAGGCCAATGGAGGCCAATCCGAGCATTGTTATCAGCATAAAGGCGAGCGCCGTGGGCCATAACCTCTCGAGATATGCACCGACATCGGGATTGAACACAAACCGCAGCCAAGCGGCTAGATACACAGAACTGAAGGCGATCCCGGCCTGGGAGAGGATTAGCAGGATCACACCTTTGAACAGAGGAGGGCCAAATGTTTTGTTCATTAGTGAATTATCGTGTCGCCAGGTGGTGAAAAGCTGGATGATTGATTAAAAATAAAAACATTTGAATTCGGCTGTCTATGCAGTTCTTACCCCGCCTAAGAGATCATCTGGGTTGAACTGACGCGTCAGGCGTTCATTATCATTTTCTCCCGAATTTTTAATGTGAATTTATCATGAAGCCGCGGGTGATGGGGTGCGTGAAAGCGCAATCCTGTAGATCGTTGTTCTGATTTACTCGTCAAGCCCTTGTGCCGGCGTTGTGAGAGTGCGTCATCCTCGCAGCGCACATCAGTATAGGTGCTGACACATGTGAAGCCGTGAACCGGGTAAGCGCTGGTTGCCAAGCGCCATGATTGAGTGTTTCTTGTCCCGGTTAAATCGACGTTTCAGGAGGGATGCCGACGTGTGTGGCAGTCTGTCATGCTTGGGAAGCAGTCGGACTTGGAGAGAATCGGCCACGACAAAGGGCTAATGGGTTCATTTCCCCGCTCTTTTCCGTCGTGAGAACCACTCACACCCAAAAGATCAGTAAACAGGCCACTGTTCTTCACTCGTCCCGTCACAATCCTCCAAGTCCGACAGGCTCCTAGGTTATGGACGCGCTGATTTATTCACCCCTACAGCCCAATGAGGCTCCGTATTTGAGATAATAGGCCGTCGTCACGGTTGGATTGATCGCCATGCAAACGAGCTTTTCGGATCTGGAATACGCGGCCAAGAAGAAGCGCACGCGACGGGATCGGTTTCTGGGTGATCTGGAACAGCTCGTGCCCTGGGCGGCGCTGGTCGAGGCGCTTGAGGCGCACTATCCGAAGAGCGGCCGGCGAGGTCGTCCGCCGATCGGCCTGGAGCGGATGCTCAGACTCTATATTGCCCAGCAGTGCTTTGGGTTGTCGGACGAAGGGGCCGAGGATGCGGTGTACGACAGCCAGGCGATCCGCCGGTTCGTGGGCGTCGATCTGAGCCGCGAGGCGGCCCCGGATGCGACCACGCTGCTCAAGTTCCGCCGCCTGCTCGAGGCACGGGCTGACGCAGCGGATCTTCGAGACGATCAACGCGCAGCTCACTGATCGTGGCTTGCTGCTCAGGAAGGCACGCGGGTGGATGCGACGATCATCGAAGGGCCCAGTTCGAACAAGAACCGGGAAGGCCAGCGCGATCCCGAGATGCATCAGACCAAGAAGGGAAACCCATGGCACTTTGGCATGAAGGCACACATCGGTGCCGATGCCGACTCGGGACTCGCGCATACGCTGATGACGACCTCGGCCGAGGTCGGTGAGGTGACACAGGCCGATGACTTGTTGCACGGATACGAAAGCCATGCCTTCGGCGATGCCGGGTATCAGGGCGTGGACCGACGCCCCGAGCGCACCCACACGCAGGTGCGCTGGCATGTGGCACTGCGCCCCGGCAAGCGCCGAGCCTTACCCAATGACACGCTGGGCCGTGCCCGCGAACGTCTTGAACAGGCCAAGGCGAGCGTGCGGGCCAAAGTTGAGCATCCGTTCCAAGTCATCAAGCAGCGCTTCGGACATCGCAAGGCGCGCTACCGGGGGCTGGCCAAGAACCACGCGCAACGCTACACGCTGTTCGGCCTGGCCAATCTCGTGCTGGCCCGGCGGCGGTTGCTGGAGATGTGCGTCTGAGGGTTGGATCAACGGGTAAAACAGGCTTGTCCGGGCTCGAAACCGCGCTAATTGGCCACCACTAACGGCGATCACGTTGTTGCTCGCCCCAGCGTAAGCGAGTACGTGAGGGACCAAACGCCTCGACAGCTGAATTAGCAATAGATCAGCGTGTCCCTAGCCCGGATATTTCACAAACAAAAAGGGCAAAACCCGTATAGTTCGATATAATTCAGTTAGTTACACTGCAATCGAACGAGGTTTTGCCCGTAACAGAATGTACCCCAGAAAGCTTTGACTTTCCACCGTTAAAACGCCGCCGGATCGAGGCCCGATTCTCAGGCGGGGAGATCACCAGCGACGGTGGTGTGCTGTTGCTCCGACAAGCCGACCGGCGGCTGGGACTGCTCGAAGCGGTCAGTGCGAAGCTCCCCGACGCCCGCGATCCGCGCTATGTCAAGCATGACCTGCTGACCCTGTTGCGCCAACGCGTGTATGCCCTGTGTCAGGGCTATGAAGACCTCAATGTCCATGATCAGCTCCGTGGCGATCCGGCATTGCAGACGGCCACCGGGCAGGATCGGATGTTGGGCAGCGCGCCGACCTTGTGCCGGTTGGAAAACCGCATGGATCGCAAGGCGGCAATCGCTATTCACCAGGTGCTGGTGGAACAGTTCATCGCTTCTTTTGCCGAGCCGCCTGAAGAGTTGGTTCTCGACTTCGATGCCACCGATGACCGGGTACACGGTCTGCAGGAAGGGCGCTTCTTCCACGGCTATTATGATGCCTACTGCTTTCTTCCCTTGTATGTCTTTTGCGGCGAGCAGTTGCTGGTCAGCTATCTGCGTCCGAGCAAGATCGATGGTGCCAAGCATGCCTGGGCGATTCTGGCCCTATTGGTACGGCGTCTGCGCCAGGCTTGGCCTGGGGTCGATATCATCTTCCGGGGCGACTCCGGCTTTTGCCGCCACCGCATGCCCGGCTGGTGTGAGCGCCACGGCGTGCACTACATCGTCGGGCTGGCCCGAAACCGTCGTCTGGAGGCGATGGTCGAACAGCCCATGGGACTGATCGAGCGGCGGCAACAGCTCACCGGCAAAAAGCAGCGCGAGTTCTTCCCCCTGATCTACCGCGCCAATGCCTGGTCGAAGTCCCGGCGTGTCATTGCCAAATTGGAAGTCACCGACAAGGGACGCAATCCCCGTTTCATCCTCACCAACCTTTCGGGTGATGGACAGCCGCTCTACGAGCGTCTCTACTGCGCCCGAGGTGAGATGGAGAACCGCATCAAGGAACAGCAACTGGGCCTGTTCGCCGATCGCACCAGCGCCCACCACGGGTGGACCAATCAGTTCCGCCTGCTGTTATCCAGCCTGGCCTATGTGTTGATGGAATCGATCCGCCGGTTGGCCCTGCATGACACGGAACTGGCCCATGCCCAGGTGGGTACCTTGCGGCTCAAGCTGCTCAAGATCGGTGCCGTCATCCTGCGCAATACCCGGCGAATCCAGTTTCTTCTCTCAAGCGCCTTTGCCTACCAGCGCCTGTTTTGCACCGTCGCTGAGCGACTGGTGCCAGGATAATCGCTGCTGAGTGCTGCCCCGGCACGTTGACAAACCATGGGGTAAGGGGAAGTTGCGCCCGCAATCCGGGGAAACCCCCATCACACTCAGCCGTCACCCCTGAATTTCCAGATTGACCTCGCCATCGCAACTTCGGCATAAGAGTCAGATACGAATGAAATATCCGGGCTAGGCCTAAATCATATTAGGCGGCTCGCGTTGCCTGTATTTTTTCACGAATTATGCGCTAGGAGCTGTGCGAGGCGTTTGTTGGCCAGAGCTACGAGCCGCTTGAAAGAGGTAAATTGGGTGGCGGTCAGGGCGCATTCCAATTGTCGGCGATCCGCATAAATAACACCCAGAGGCGTCGAGTTCTCGAATAGCGATCCACAGAAAAAATGATCTGTTTGAACTGCGTCCTGGGCTTGCTTGGGAAATAGTTTGATGAACTTCGGGGTTTGAGTGCCGCGAACCCAGACTGCGGCAGGTTTGCGCATCAGCAGTCCGAACAGGTCGTCCTGATGGATCGGGAGGCTGAATCGATGCAGCCCATAATCATAATCCGCTCCTGACAGGCTGTCGGCGTGGAGATGTAGATGGCCGTCGGCATCTTCTGTTCTCAGCCCAAAGATGACCCTATTCATGCCTAATCCGCTATAGCAGGTTTCCAATAAGGTATTCGTGATGTCGTTGCGCGTTTTCGCTCTGAAAAGACGCTGCTCGCCCAGCTTGAGGCGGTCAAGATCTGGAGCCTGGCAACATACCGGGGTTAGAGTTTGCGGTGGTTTCTGCACAGCTGGGCCGATGAGTGACGGTATTTCAGTGATGTCGTAGAAGATCGGGACTTCTTTGTTAAACGACAGCAGGAGTTCATCCAACTGGTGGATCAGCGAGCTCAGATCCAATTCAAGATGTCGGGAACAGGCTTTCAGGTCGATTTGAGCCTGAATGGCGGCCCATCCGGCCATTGAGTGTCGGGCGAGGCGGGTTGCCAATAGCGGGCCGATATCACGTATGCTCAAGGCTTGATGTGGATCCAGGGTTTCCTGAAGCAGGCGGGGCAAGCCCCAGGCTTCAACCAGGGTGTGGCTCAGATCTCCAATGGATGTACCGAATGTGATGTAGGCGGCTTCTTGTGGATGAACGCCAGGCTGCTTCGAGAGGCGCTCGAATTCATGCATCTGTTCAGAGGCTGCCGTCCATAGTGTGAGTTCGCCTACAGAGAAAAATAGGGAGGCCAGAGCGATTTCACCGGGTTCCAGTTCGCGACGTTCGTGGGCGATGAAGGACCCGAGGCGACCACTCAGGGCGGCCCTTGCCAGTGCAGTTTTATAACCCTGCACGTATTTTTGTTGCAGGGCGTTTTCGGCGATGGGGAGTTCCCGGGCAAGGCGCCGAATGGGGCCGATACCCATCATCATCGCGGCATGCAGCAGGGTTGTGATCGGGCTATACATGCGTCGCCGGGGTAAAT
This genomic stretch from Acidihalobacter ferrooxydans harbors:
- a CDS encoding IS1380 family transposase — translated: MPVTECTPESFDFPPLKRRRIEARFSGGEITSDGGVLLLRQADRRLGLLEAVSAKLPDARDPRYVKHDLLTLLRQRVYALCQGYEDLNVHDQLRGDPALQTATGQDRMLGSAPTLCRLENRMDRKAAIAIHQVLVEQFIASFAEPPEELVLDFDATDDRVHGLQEGRFFHGYYDAYCFLPLYVFCGEQLLVSYLRPSKIDGAKHAWAILALLVRRLRQAWPGVDIIFRGDSGFCRHRMPGWCERHGVHYIVGLARNRRLEAMVEQPMGLIERRQQLTGKKQREFFPLIYRANAWSKSRRVIAKLEVTDKGRNPRFILTNLSGDGQPLYERLYCARGEMENRIKEQQLGLFADRTSAHHGWTNQFRLLLSSLAYVLMESIRRLALHDTELAHAQVGTLRLKLLKIGAVILRNTRRIQFLLSSAFAYQRLFCTVAERLVPG
- a CDS encoding HDOD domain-containing protein, whose amino-acid sequence is MTKPELPILAQTLKKLDQLEHNPQLSAKSLADVLALDPALALSVLHHAVHLPRRRMYSPITTLLHAAMMMGIGPIRRLARELPIAENALQQKYVQGYKTALARAALSGRLGSFIAHERRELEPGEIALASLFFSVGELTLWTAASEQMHEFERLSKQPGVHPQEAAYITFGTSIGDLSHTLVEAWGLPRLLQETLDPHQALSIRDIGPLLATRLARHSMAGWAAIQAQIDLKACSRHLELDLSSLIHQLDELLLSFNKEVPIFYDITEIPSLIGPAVQKPPQTLTPVCCQAPDLDRLKLGEQRLFRAKTRNDITNTLLETCYSGLGMNRVIFGLRTEDADGHLHLHADSLSGADYDYGLHRFSLPIHQDDLFGLLMRKPAAVWVRGTQTPKFIKLFPKQAQDAVQTDHFFCGSLFENSTPLGVIYADRRQLECALTATQFTSFKRLVALANKRLAQLLAHNS